The genomic interval GTACCAGCGAACCAAGCGTTCAAAATTGCAGGAACTGTTTTTTCTTCATCAGTAATTACTAACGGACGTCCGTCAAATAAAACTAAAACAACTGGTTTTCCTGTTTTTAATAAAGCGTTTAATAAATCTTTTTGCGCTTGTGGAATTTCTAAATTCGTACGGCTGCTTGACTCTCCGCTCATTTCTGCAGATTCTCCTAAAGCCGCCACAATTACATCAGATTGTTCAGCAACTTTTAAAGCTTCAGCTAATAAATCTTCTTTTGAACGTGCATCACGGTGTAATGTTTTACCGAACATTGTTGCATTAGTTTCAAAAGTTTCATCGTAATCTAAGTTACTTCCTTTTGCATATAAAACTTTAGTTCCAGCTCCAGCCACTTCTTTAATACCTCTCAATAATGAAACAGCATTTTCCATTTTAGTAGCCACACTCCAAGTTCCTGGCATGTTTTCTTTAGCATCTGCTAATGGTCCAATAAGTCCAATTGTACCTGATTTTTTAAGTGGCAACAACTGGTTTTGGTTTTTCAATAATACCAAAGATTGTGCTGCAATTTGACGAGCTTCTTTTCTGCTATCCATTGTAAAGATTTCAGTTTTTGCTCTTTTCTCATTACAATATTTATATGGATCTTGGAATAATCCTAAATCGTATTTTGCTTCTAAAATAAGTCTAACTGCGTTATCAATTGTTTCAATAGAAACTCTTTTCTCATCCAAAGATTTTTTCAAAGTCCCTAAGAAACCTTCTCCAACCATATCCATTTCAACGCCAGCATTTAATGCTAAAGCAGAAACATCTTGAAGATCTCCCATTCCGTGTGGAATCATTTCAGGAATTCCTGTAAAATCTGTTACTACAAAACCTTTGAAACCCCATTGTTTTCTTAAAACATCTGTCATTAACCATTTGTTTCCAGTTGCAGGAATTCCATCAACTTCGTTGAAAGAAGCCATTACAGAACCTACACCAGCATCAACAGCAGCTTTATAAGGTGGAAAATAATCGTTAAACATTCTGATATGGCTCATGTCTACGGTATTATAATCACGCCCGCCTTCTGGAGCACCATATAATGCGAAGTGTTTTACACAAGCTAAGATTGAATTATTTTTAGAAAGATCACGTTGCTGATAACCGTTAACCATTGCTTTTGCGATTTGGCTTCCTAAATATGGATCTTCTCCTGAACCTTCAGAAACTCTTCCCCATCTTGGATCGCGAGAAATGTCAACCATTGGTGAGAATGTCCAGTTGATTCCGTCTGCACTCGCTTCCTTTGCCGCGATTTGCGCACTTCTTTCAATTAAAGCCATATCCCAAGTACAAGATAATCCTAACGGAATTGGGAATGTTGTTTCGTAACCGTGAATAACGTCCATACCAAAAAGCAACGGAATTTTTAAACGGCTTTGCTCCACCGCAATTTTCTGTACTTCTTTAATTTTTTGAACTGACTTAATGTTGAACAAACCGCCCACTTTACCTTCAGCAATATTTTTTGCCACATTTGAGCTGTTTGCCTGCCCTGTGGTAATATCACCAGATGTTGGCAAGTTTAACTGACCCAATTTCTCGTCTAAAGTCATTTTTGACATTAACTCCGCCACAAATTCAGACTTTGGTTTAATTTTTACTGTATTTTTAGCAGGCTTCTTTTGAGCATAACCCAAAACAGCGCATCCTAAAAAAAGCAAGACTAATTTGTTTTTCATGTGTATTTAATATTTG from Flavobacterium sp. YJ01 carries:
- the bglX gene encoding beta-glucosidase BglX, which encodes MKNKLVLLFLGCAVLGYAQKKPAKNTVKIKPKSEFVAELMSKMTLDEKLGQLNLPTSGDITTGQANSSNVAKNIAEGKVGGLFNIKSVQKIKEVQKIAVEQSRLKIPLLFGMDVIHGYETTFPIPLGLSCTWDMALIERSAQIAAKEASADGINWTFSPMVDISRDPRWGRVSEGSGEDPYLGSQIAKAMVNGYQQRDLSKNNSILACVKHFALYGAPEGGRDYNTVDMSHIRMFNDYFPPYKAAVDAGVGSVMASFNEVDGIPATGNKWLMTDVLRKQWGFKGFVVTDFTGIPEMIPHGMGDLQDVSALALNAGVEMDMVGEGFLGTLKKSLDEKRVSIETIDNAVRLILEAKYDLGLFQDPYKYCNEKRAKTEIFTMDSRKEARQIAAQSLVLLKNQNQLLPLKKSGTIGLIGPLADAKENMPGTWSVATKMENAVSLLRGIKEVAGAGTKVLYAKGSNLDYDETFETNATMFGKTLHRDARSKEDLLAEALKVAEQSDVIVAALGESAEMSGESSSRTNLEIPQAQKDLLNALLKTGKPVVLVLFDGRPLVITDEEKTVPAILNAWFAGTEAGYAIADVLFGDVNPSGKLTSTFPRSVGQLPIYYAHKNTGRPLSNTEGKFEKFRSNYIDERNEPLFPFGFGLSYTTFDYSNIKISSDKMNASGKLKVTVDVTNTGNFDGKETVQLYIRDLVGSVTRPVRELKGFQKIALKKGEKQAVSFDITVEDLKFYNSDLQFVAEPGQFDVFVGGNSNADKKVSFELTK